One stretch of Pandoraea oxalativorans DNA includes these proteins:
- a CDS encoding ABC transporter ATP-binding protein, giving the protein MSLLSIRNLSVDFDGARAVDAIDLDVGQGEILGVVGESGSGKSVTMLALMGLIDAPGHVTADEVRFDGRDLLHASRRERRNIVGRDVSMIFQDALTSLNPSFTIGYQIGEVLRRHMGLRGRALRERIVELLEQVEIPDAANRLGAYPHQLSGGMNQRVMIAMAIACRPKLLIADEPTTALDVTIQAQIMALLLQLQKDYGMSLVLISHDLAVVAEVAHKVAVMYAGQVIEVQQVPALFDAPHHPYTEALLSAIPEHNRGGRRLRTLPGVVPGRDDRPAGCLLSPRCPYADDHCCEVQPALTPYVGPGAVGSPMVRCFKPLPHGMGDVAIGQSTGGAQ; this is encoded by the coding sequence ATGAGCCTGCTCTCCATTCGAAATCTATCGGTCGACTTCGACGGCGCACGCGCTGTCGACGCCATCGACCTCGACGTCGGCCAGGGCGAAATCCTCGGCGTGGTCGGCGAATCCGGGTCCGGCAAGAGCGTGACGATGCTCGCGCTCATGGGCCTTATCGACGCCCCCGGTCACGTCACCGCCGACGAAGTGCGTTTCGACGGTCGCGACTTGCTCCATGCGTCCAGACGCGAGCGCCGCAATATCGTCGGGCGCGACGTCTCGATGATCTTCCAGGACGCGCTCACCAGCCTGAATCCGAGCTTCACCATCGGCTATCAGATCGGCGAGGTGCTGCGCCGCCACATGGGATTGCGCGGACGGGCGCTGCGTGAGCGGATCGTCGAACTGCTGGAGCAGGTCGAGATTCCCGACGCTGCCAACCGGCTCGGTGCCTATCCGCACCAGCTTTCGGGCGGGATGAACCAGCGCGTCATGATCGCGATGGCGATTGCGTGCCGTCCCAAACTGCTGATTGCCGACGAGCCGACGACTGCGCTGGACGTCACGATCCAGGCGCAGATCATGGCCTTGTTGCTGCAACTGCAGAAGGACTACGGCATGTCGCTCGTGCTGATTTCCCACGATCTCGCGGTCGTGGCGGAAGTCGCGCACAAGGTGGCCGTCATGTATGCGGGGCAGGTCATCGAAGTCCAGCAGGTGCCGGCGCTATTCGACGCGCCGCATCACCCTTACACGGAGGCGCTGCTATCCGCGATTCCGGAACATAACCGGGGGGGGCGTCGCTTGCGCACGCTGCCGGGCGTGGTGCCGGGGCGCGACGACCGGCCGGCGGGCTGTCTGCTGTCGCCGCGCTGTCCCTATGCCGACGATCATTGCTGCGAAGTGCAGCCCGCGCTGACGCCCTATGTCGGGCCGGGCGCGGTGGGTTCGCCGATGGTGCGGTGTTTCAAGCCGTTGCCGCATGGCATGGGCGATGTGGCGATTGGACAGTCGACGGGAGGGGCGCAATGA
- a CDS encoding peptide ABC transporter ATP-binding protein, whose translation MSETVFATPPASPQASAPDNRVVLAAQDLTRFYTVNRGLLRGQASVKALNGVSFELKAGRTLAVVGESGCGKSTLARVLTLIETPTSGRLFVDATETTAASAGELAPLRTRIQMVFQNPYASLNPRKTVGQALDEPLAINTSLSRAERGEKIAAMMRTVGLRPEHVARYPHMFSGGQRQRVAIARAMILSPAIVVADEPVSALDVSIQAQILNLFMDLQDRYATSYVFVSHNLAVVEHVADDVMVMYLGRAVEHGPKAAVFGKPLHPYTKALMSATPAIKASERRVKIPLIGELPSPLRPPPGCAFAPRCPYAVDRCRQKVPQLRELEGRRVACHRVEEIEG comes from the coding sequence ATGAGCGAAACGGTATTTGCGACGCCTCCGGCCAGTCCGCAGGCGAGTGCGCCGGACAACCGCGTGGTGCTGGCCGCGCAGGATCTGACGCGTTTTTACACCGTCAACCGCGGGTTGCTGCGCGGGCAGGCGAGCGTCAAGGCGCTGAACGGCGTGTCGTTCGAGCTGAAAGCGGGACGTACGCTCGCCGTGGTCGGCGAGTCGGGGTGCGGCAAATCGACGCTGGCGCGGGTGCTGACGTTGATCGAAACACCTACGTCCGGCAGGCTCTTCGTCGACGCGACCGAGACCACGGCGGCGTCGGCTGGCGAGCTGGCGCCGTTGCGCACGCGCATCCAGATGGTGTTCCAGAACCCGTACGCGTCGCTCAATCCGCGCAAGACGGTGGGACAGGCGCTCGACGAGCCGCTGGCCATCAACACGTCGCTTAGCCGCGCCGAGCGGGGCGAGAAGATCGCCGCGATGATGCGCACCGTGGGACTGCGCCCGGAGCATGTGGCGCGTTATCCGCACATGTTCTCGGGCGGCCAGCGTCAGCGGGTGGCGATTGCCCGGGCGATGATCCTGTCGCCGGCGATTGTGGTCGCCGACGAGCCTGTTTCGGCCCTGGATGTCTCAATTCAGGCACAGATCCTGAATCTTTTCATGGATTTGCAGGACCGATACGCGACGAGTTACGTATTCGTGTCGCATAATCTCGCGGTGGTCGAGCATGTGGCCGACGACGTCATGGTGATGTACCTCGGCCGCGCGGTCGAACACGGTCCCAAGGCCGCCGTGTTCGGCAAACCGCTGCATCCGTACACGAAGGCGTTGATGTCGGCGACCCCGGCGATCAAGGCGTCCGAGCGGCGGGTGAAAATTCCGCTGATCGGCGAGTTGCCGTCGCCGCTGCGCCCGCCGCCTGGGTGTGCGTTTGCGCCGCGCTGTCCGTATGCGGTCGACCGATGCCGTCAGAAAGTGCCGCAATTGCGAGAGCTCGAAGGACGCCGGGTAGCGTGCCATCGGGTCGAAGAGATAGAGGGATAA
- a CDS encoding TraB/GumN family protein → MPSESAAIARARRTPGSVPSGRRDRGITRLGGPPRATHVRRGVALTGWLLGCLLMTLAVTLDAATTAVPRAVAPRTFPLVVPEPGEPPPGANLPFYEARKGDMTIYVMGTLHVGKPDDYPFRKVVVDALRVSKVVAFELSPDDLTMSQDDVQKYGMCSRACLPRLIPAPLWRQLRDRLKGNPAMLAEIRHMRPWLAALLVETLDSMGADLQTEYGTENQLENIYRGRIVGLESLAEQTDAFTGLTAAQQNELLAQELVLTPKKATAQVEELHRLWRAGDAELVFDWSQSKALQVRRNATLADAIDERILYSRNRRFLARMLFLADPGKPVFVAVGTLHLGGPHGILQLLREHGFSVAQR, encoded by the coding sequence ATGCCGTCAGAAAGTGCCGCAATTGCGAGAGCTCGAAGGACGCCGGGTAGCGTGCCATCGGGTCGAAGAGATAGAGGGATAACGAGATTGGGTGGACCACCACGCGCGACGCATGTGCGCCGGGGCGTTGCATTGACCGGCTGGCTGCTGGGTTGCTTGCTGATGACGCTGGCCGTCACGCTGGACGCGGCGACGACCGCCGTTCCGCGCGCGGTGGCGCCGCGAACGTTCCCGTTGGTGGTGCCTGAGCCGGGGGAACCGCCGCCGGGCGCCAATCTCCCGTTCTACGAAGCGCGCAAGGGTGACATGACCATCTACGTGATGGGCACGTTGCATGTGGGCAAACCCGACGACTATCCGTTCCGCAAAGTGGTGGTCGATGCGCTGCGCGTGTCGAAGGTGGTGGCGTTCGAGCTGTCGCCCGACGACCTGACGATGTCGCAGGACGACGTTCAGAAATACGGCATGTGTTCGCGCGCGTGCCTGCCGAGGCTGATTCCGGCGCCGCTCTGGCGTCAGTTGCGCGACCGTCTCAAGGGCAACCCGGCGATGCTCGCCGAGATTCGCCACATGCGCCCGTGGCTGGCGGCGCTGCTCGTCGAGACGCTGGATTCGATGGGCGCCGACCTCCAGACCGAGTACGGCACGGAAAACCAGTTGGAGAACATCTATCGTGGCCGCATCGTCGGCCTCGAGTCGCTTGCCGAGCAGACGGACGCCTTCACCGGCCTGACGGCGGCGCAGCAAAACGAGCTGCTGGCGCAGGAGCTGGTGCTCACACCTAAGAAGGCGACGGCGCAGGTGGAGGAGTTGCACCGCTTGTGGCGCGCGGGCGATGCCGAACTGGTATTCGACTGGTCGCAGAGCAAGGCGCTGCAAGTGCGACGCAATGCGACGTTGGCCGACGCGATCGACGAGCGCATTCTCTACTCGCGCAACCGTCGCTTTCTGGCACGGATGCTGTTCCTGGCGGACCCGGGCAAGCCGGTGTTCGTTGCGGTCGGCACGTTGCATCTGGGCGGCCCGCACGGGATTCTCCAACTGCTTCGCGAACACGGGTTTTCGGTCGCCCAGCGGTAA
- a CDS encoding type II toxin-antitoxin system RelE/ParE family toxin, with protein sequence MNYRRIQWTVEAAGERKRILRDIAERDGNAVRRLNQLFRKSVDRLEIFPEFGPQGDIPGTRHLTVHKNYRVIYKVEEEYVEVLAVHHVRRQDIPMS encoded by the coding sequence ATGAACTATCGACGGATCCAGTGGACCGTCGAAGCGGCAGGCGAACGAAAGCGGATATTGAGAGATATCGCCGAGCGGGACGGAAATGCGGTGCGGCGGCTGAATCAGTTGTTCAGGAAGTCTGTCGACCGGTTGGAGATTTTCCCGGAATTCGGCCCGCAAGGCGATATTCCGGGAACCCGCCATCTAACGGTCCACAAAAACTACCGAGTTATATACAAAGTTGAGGAGGAGTACGTAGAGGTCCTCGCCGTACATCATGTCAGACGGCAGGACATCCCCATGTCGTAG
- the ureG gene encoding urease accessory protein UreG, whose amino-acid sequence MTTSANARRTKKNPPLRVGIGGPVGSGKTTLTEMLCKAMRDRYDLVVITNDIYTKEDQRLLTVAGALEPERILGVETGGCPHTAIREDASINLEAVERMLDRFPDADVVFIESGGDNLAATFSPELSDLTIYVIDVAGGEKIPRKGGPGITKSDLLVINKTDLAPYVGASLDIMRSDTQKMRGMRPFVMGNMKEGKGLQEIISFIEARGMLA is encoded by the coding sequence ATGACGACATCCGCTAACGCCCGTCGCACCAAGAAAAATCCGCCGCTGCGTGTGGGCATCGGAGGCCCGGTCGGCTCCGGCAAGACCACATTGACCGAGATGCTCTGCAAAGCGATGCGCGATCGCTACGATCTCGTCGTCATCACCAACGACATCTACACGAAGGAAGATCAGCGTCTGCTCACCGTCGCTGGCGCGCTGGAACCTGAGCGGATTCTCGGCGTGGAGACCGGTGGCTGTCCGCACACCGCGATTCGCGAGGATGCATCAATCAATCTCGAAGCCGTGGAGCGCATGCTGGATCGTTTTCCGGATGCGGACGTGGTGTTCATCGAGTCCGGCGGCGACAACCTTGCGGCAACGTTCAGCCCCGAGTTATCGGACCTGACGATTTACGTGATCGACGTGGCTGGCGGCGAGAAAATCCCCCGCAAAGGCGGCCCGGGCATCACGAAGTCGGACTTGCTGGTGATCAACAAGACCGACCTTGCACCGTACGTCGGCGCGTCGCTCGACATCATGCGCTCCGACACCCAGAAGATGCGCGGCATGCGTCCGTTCGTGATGGGGAACATGAAAGAAGGCAAAGGCCTTCAGGAAATCATCAGCTTCATCGAAGCGCGAGGGATGCTGGCGTGA